The Candidatus Defluviibacterium haderslevense DNA window ATTACAATTATTGTTTTTCAAAAGTTCTTACACCAAGACCCCATTGGCATAATGCAGCACCCGTATGGGCTGAAGTAGGAGAAGCTTCCGGAAATTCAAAAACTTTCCATCTTAGAGTTATTGGTGAAGTTGCAATGATTTTTGGAAGATATTGTGCTGAATAATCAGCACTTGTTAATCCATTAGGTGCTGTATCACCAACAAGTTGAAGACCACCACCACATGGGTTGCTTTGGTTAGGAAATCTCAATTGATCATTACCATTAGCATCTTTATGATTATATAACAAATATGGAAATGGATCAACTGCACCTCCACCAGGGTTATCAATGACATATACCCCATCAAATACTTTAACGAGTGTAATTACAACTCCATTGGCTGGTCTTACGTATGTACCAGATAAATCGGTTGGCCCTGGATCAGGAATTGGACCAGCAATTACAATATTTGTACCCATAACTGCTTTGAAGTTAGCTTTATTGAATTTCTCAAATGATAAAGCATATCCACCTACAGCAACTGTATCTGGCCATCCTGTAATATCAGACTTTAAAACATTAATGGTATCCATTCCAGTTTTACCACCATGTCCACCAGCAAAACCTACAACTGAATCTACTGCTATACCGACAATATCAGGTATATCATTAAAAATATTGGTTTTACCTATTCCATAAACATAACTAGAAGGTATTAATTGCTCCGCTATAAATGGAATTGACGTTGTTTGAGGCACCGAATTTATTTCATCTGAATCACTGCACGACATGATACAGCAAGACAAAACAAATAAAACCGATAATAATATTATATTTTTTTTCATGTTTTTAATTTTTAATTAGTCCCAAAATACTTTGTCAGTTAAAGAATGTTGAGCAACAAAATTTTTATTTAAGCTTTGCTCAGTTTCTGGATAAAATAAAATAGATGGAAATTTATTGCCACCCAATACATTTTCAGTTGGCACTGCAAATAACCCGCCAGGTGATGTAAAAAATGGATTTAAAGCATTATCAAATCTTCTTGTTTCAATCCAAGATTCAACAGGCTGAAGGTTATTCATAGATGCCCATTTTTGAATGGCTATAGATTTAACACCATTTGATGCATCATAAGCACCTTTATCTGAAATATATTTGGACATGGAAGCACTGTCAGAACCTAAATAATCACTATTAGCATACATTGCTGCTTCATATAAAGCTTTAGCATCTCCCCCGGCGAAACCTCTTGCAGCTGCTTCTGCTAATAAAAATTTGACTTCCCAAACTGTCATCAAGATAACCGGAATTTTTGGACCAAAAATCAAACCTCCTTTATCAGCTAATGCTCCGTTAGGTCGAGAAAATGAAGCTGTCGCAGGTGCATTTTGAACATCTCCATGCTTTAATCCCAAATGACCAGCAGCACCAGGATTAAAAAATAAACTGATTCTAGGATCGGAATTTCCTTGCAAGAAATCCATAGTTGTTTTAGATGCAACATAAAAATTTCCTAATGCCGTACTTTTAGCATCTGACCAAAAAGGATTGGATCCTTTTGAATTCCCAGCATATGCAATTTTCGCATTGTCATCGTTAGTAGCCATAAAATCTCCGCTAGCCACCAATGCTCCCAATTTAGTTTTATCACCAATTCTAGTATAAACTTTCAACAATAAAGAATTAGCAAATCGATTCCATTTTCCAAGATCTCCTGCATACATTAAATCACCTTCTACAACATCTGTAGCTCCAACCTTACCTAACAATGCAATGGCATCAATTAATAATTTTTCAATACCAGGATAAACTACCTCTTTTGCATTATCATATTTTGGATTAAAGATAGATCCATCGTTAATATCACCTTTTAATGCTTCTGTAAAAGGAATGTCACCAAATAAATCGGCACAAACTTGAGCATTATAAGCATTTAAAATTTTTCCAATGGCTTTATAACCGTTGTGGCCAGATTGAAGATAACTTAAGTTACTTGAGCTTCTATACAAGTTGTCAAATACTTGGTTGGCATCACTCGAATTCATCGTATTTTGATCCCAATCACCTAAGGCAACACCAGGACCTCCTGTATTGTATTGGCACCAAATATTAGTTTGAGAAAATAATCGATCACCAATAGCATTACCGATATATAATTGTGCAGATGAAAGCTGTAAATTAGGTCCTGAAGTCGATGATTGATTTGGATTTGTATTAACATCTAAATAGTCATCACATGATGTAAATACCATAGTACCGACAATACAAACGACTATATAAAATAATATTTTGATTTTCATATTTTATAATTTTTTATTGTAATAATATTTTTAGAATTTTAATCTTAATTCAGCACCAAAACTTCTTTGTGATGGAGTAGTAGTAGTTTCAATTCCTACTGCATCAGATGCTCCACCAACGCCACCAACTTCTGGATCTGCAAATGTGTTTTCCGCAGGTAGCCAGAATTTCAAATTCTTGCCGTAGATACTAATGGTAACATCAGAAACACCTACACGACCCAAAGACTTTTTAGGTAAGGTATAAGATATTGCCATTTCTCTGAATTTCAAATAAGACGCATCTACAAGAAATGATGATGCAGGTGCACCTCTAAAATAAGAATAAGCATTTGTTTCAAGTTTATTTTCTTTACCTTCAGCATCTACACTATTTTCCAAAATAAATGCTTTACGATCTTTTAATAAAGTAGTACTTGCCGTTCCATTGAACTGAGAACTCACTTTTGAACCAGAATAGAATAATCCTCCGTCTCGCATGTCAAATAATGCATGAAGTGTGAATCCTTTTATGCTGAATTCAGTTCCAAAAGTAGCCAGGAAATTAGGTTGGTACGAACCCAAATAAGATAAGGTTGAGCTCTGAATTGGATTACCAGTTCCATCGACAACGATGCGTCCTAATGAATCATGTACATATCCAGTTCCTTTAAATGTTCCAAAAGCTTGTCCTTCTGCTGCAACTAAATTTAAAGAACCATGTCCGGCAAAGTGAACCAAACTTGTGAATATGTTTAATTCATCTTTATCTGAATCGTTCTCTAAGATTGTCTTAACAGTATTTTTGTTTTTTGACCAAGTTCCAAATACTTTCCATTCAATTAAATTATTATGGATGGCTGTAATTCTAAGTCCTAATTCATGTCCTTTGTTCTCCATTCTTCCAATATTGGTTGGAGCAATACGATAACCTGAAGACCATGGGATATTCACATCCACAATTTGATTTTTTGAATCAATGTTATAGTATGTATATTCAATATTAATTCTGTCTTTTAACAAACCTAAATCAATTCCAATCTCAGAAGTTACAGATAACTCTGGTTTTAAATCAGGATTTCCAATTATAGTTGATTTTGAAGCTCCTGGATTGCCATTAAATGGAAATCTAACTTGATAGTCATCACCATAATCTAAAATCAATGGGTTTAAAACATAATTGCTATTTAATCTATATCTCGGAGCATCCTTACCTGCAGTACCAATACTAGCTCTTAATTTTAAAAAAGAAATTGGATTAACATCAAAGTTATCCAAATTAGTAGGAACAAAAGAAAGACCTCCACCTTGATAAAAGAAGTCACGTTTATTTTTAGGTAAAGTAGAAGACCAGTCATTTCTTGCAGAATATTCAGCAAATAAGAAATTTTTAAATCCTAAAGAAGCGTTGGCATAAACACCAAATAATCTATATAAATAAGATTCATTTCTAGCTAATGGATTTTCAACAGAATTGGACAAATCATAGAATTCTGGTATTACCAAACCTCCTACTGTTTGCCCCGCCACTTGACGAAATTGCTCTTGGATTGAATTAAATCCAATGGTAGGAGTAAATGTAAAATCATTATTTATCTTGGCATCATATCTAGCCTTTAAGTCAAAAACTAAATCGGTTCTACGATCGGTTAGTTCTTTGTACCCTCCTAAACTTGTACTGTTTCTTGGACTATTAAAATCACTTAAAACACCATCAGACCATGACAAAGTTCTCTCGTAAAAAAACTTTGGATTGTTCTCAGTAACACCACTAATGCTAAAGTTTGTACTTGCTTGGCCACTTAATGTCAAATGCTCAATAGGCATATAATTTAAATTAATACTTGAAACGACATTATCGACATTATTACGTACCACTTGCTTATCAAGGATATAATAAGGATTTACAGAATATTGTCCGTAAAATCCTTTAAAATCTTGATAAGGACTATTATAGTCTCTTAGTTCATGAAAAGGAATATTTGGCGGTGTTTGTAATGCAAATGAATATGCAGGTGTTCCACTAGCATATCCAAATGGGTATCCACCTTCGGTAGCACCTCTTTGATTAATTTTTGAATAATTGAATGAAAACGAAGTATTAAATTTCTTTGAAAAATTACTTCCTACATTCAATAAAATATTGTGCTTTTTAAAAGTAGTATGTGGAATTATACCTTTATTATCAAAATTGGTATAGGATACAAAGTAATTGTATTTATCATTTCCACCTCCAACTGAAATATTGTTTCTTCGAGTCGTTCCAATATCAAAAAAATCACGAAGATTATTTTTAACTGCACTATAAGGTCTTGTTAATTGCTCATACTTACCATTATTCAATGGAATAAGATCTCCATGAGAATCAGCAGGTTGACCAGTCCAAGGTAATATTCTTCCATCTAACGGTGCTCCCCAAGCAAAGTTTTCACCCATGAAGATATCGATTCCTCCACCACATCCACCGCAAGACGCATATCCTGAACCAAATTTATCTTGTTGTTTCATTACTAAGTAGACACTTTCAGAACTTAAAGATGAGCTAAATGAAATTGTCGGCTTACTTTCAGCATTTGATCTTCCCTTTTTGGTAGTAATCAAAATCACACCTGACGCACCTCTTGATCCATATAATGTTGTAGCTGATGGACCTTTAAGAACCGTAACTGATGCTACGTCATCAGGATTTAAGTCATTTCCTCGATTTCCAAAATCGACATAATTATCCCGATCTCCTAATTTACCAGTTCCTCCTCCTCCGGAGCTTGAATTATTATTAATTGGTACCCCATCCACTACGATTAAGGCATTATTACCTTGAGTTAATGAAGTTTCTCCACGTAACACTATACGTGTTGAAGAACCTGTTTGACCAGATCCTTGATTAATTTTTACACCTGCAGTTTTACCTTGCAGTGCATTTAATACACTTTTGTTAGTTACGGTGTTTAATTCCTCATTATTAACCGTTTGGTCAGCATAAGGCACTGCACTCTTGTTTCTAGAAACACCTAAGGCAGAAATAACCGTTTCTTGCAATAAAACGCCTTCTTGTAATGAAACATCTACCATATTGCTTGATCCTAAAACAATATCCTGGGATGTATAACCAGTATAACTAACAACTATCGTATTTACACCCTCCGGAACGGTCAAGGTATAATTACCATTAAGGTCAGTTATGGTACCCACTGCTGTTCCCTTGGCTAGCACATTCGCCCCAATCACAGGATCACCAGATTTATCGGTGACATTACCTTTAATAAGCCGTTGGGCTTCTGTAGATAACATCACAGAAAAAAATGCTAAAAGCATCAGTAATACTTTCTTCATAATTTAATTTGTTTTAATTTTTTAAAAGTGGTTGATAACTCACAAATATAAAAGGATATCTAATTTAATTCCTAATTTCTTAACAAAAAATTAATAAGTTCATAACAACTTATTTTATATTAGTTTTTTATTTAATGTATAAATCAATTTATTTAAATCCTTTACACGTATTTTTTAACATAATTTATACTGAAATTGTCTGTATTTCAAAATAAGATAAGCTCATCTTAATAATGACATTTTATTAAATTCACTCTTAAAAGCCTAGTTAATATTATAATTTTTTAATTCTTGCGGAAACCCAATCGTGGCCTATCGAACATTTTTCTTCTGTCATTCTCAGGTATCAAGTCCTTAAGATCATCCAAAATAATACTATTTTTGTCTACACCTTCCCATTCTGTGGCTGATAGTTGGGATAAACGTATGTTTTGGTTACGCACGATTTCTTGGACCATAGTTCGAATGGTACGTGCGTTTCCAAAAAACTTATCTTTAGTATTAAACATGTATTCCAGGTAATTCAACAAATGGCCCCGGGCTTCATCGTGAAGTATAAATTGTTGATCATGAAACATTTTGATAGCAATTTCCATGAGTTCCTGTGCATTATAATCCTCAAATTTGAGAATTCTGTCGAATCTGCTATTCAAACCTGGATTTGATTTAAGAAAAACCTCCATCGGTTCAGTGTATCCGGCTACAAAAACAAAGAATTGACCACGCTGATCCTCCATACGCTTTAAAAGAGTTTGTATAACCTCTCCCCCATAATCCCCTTGCCCAGATAATTGTTGGGTTAATGAATAGGCTTCGTCAATAAAAAGGACACCCCCAATAGCTTCTTCAATTTTTTCTGCAGTCTTTATAGCCGATTGCCCTATAAAGCCCGCAACCAATCCTTGTCGATCTGTCTCAACCATATGGCCGCGTTCTAAAATTCCCAGAGCTTTAAAAATACGGGCTATAATACGTGCTACAGTACTTTTTCCAGTCCCGGGATTCCCTAAGAATACGGTATGTAAATAATATTGATTCAAAACTTGTTTTCCTGCCCTTTGAGCATATTGAACTACCTGAACTAAATCGTGAATTTCTTTCTTGACCTGTGGAATACCAATGAGTTCGTTTAACTCCAACAAGGTCTCTTCCAATAATTTCTGGTCCACCGGAATCTTTGGCCTGTTTTTCATTGGTTCTATCTGAATAGTCTGAACATCACCAAGACTCACTTCACTCAATCCCTCGGCTCCAAGTTCGTCAGCATGCCCGGAAGAAATGACCCTTATACCCAAATTGATTTTGGCTTTATCGACAATGTCAAACACGAATCTGGCATTACCGAAGGTGTTGTCTCTGCTTCTATAGGCATTGAGTATCAAATGATGCAAAGCTTGTTTGGCTTCTTCATGGAAAATTAAGCCCTTATCCTTAGCTGCAAATTCAGCGATCTCATACAATTCTTGTGGAAGGTAATCAGGAAACTCATAATAAAGTTTGATTCTGCTCTTAAGTCCAGGATTTGAATCAAGGAAATATTTCATCTCTTTTGGATATCCAGCCATTATTACAGCTAAATCCCCGGGGCCATTAGACATTTCCTTTACTAAGATCTCAATGACCTCTCTACCAAAATCTTTGCTATCATCATTTGTTCTTGCCAAGGCATAGGCTTCGTCAATAAATAATACCCCACCTCTCGCCTTTTCGATTGCATCTTTAACCTTGGGTGCTGTCTGGCCTATATATTCTCCTACTAATTCTGCACGATCTGCTTCATATACATGTCCTTTAGACAAAACACCCATTTTTTTATACAATAAGCCCATCATTTTAGCCACTGTTGTTTTGCCGGTACCCGGATTACCAAAAAAAACAGAATGCAAAATGATTTGATCTTTTTCTACAATTCCCCTATCTTTTCTTAATTTCAAAAATTGAATGTATTGTGCGTGTTCCTGCACTTTTTTCTTTACTTCATCAAGGCCAATTAAAGCATCCAGATGAACAAGAACTTCTTCAAAAGTCTGCTTGTTTTCGTAAAGACTTGGCAGAACTACAGGATCTGAAAGATGCGGTAAGGTGATACTCGAGACTCCTTCTTCAAATTCATCAGACACATCAAAGGACATCATGCCTAATAACTCTTCCATAAATACAATCTCCACGGTATAAAGTCCGTCCCACCATGACCCCTTTACGTTGGACCCCCATCCAGCTGTAATTTGAATCGTGGTATCATCCTTTTTAACTGGAACTAGTCTGACCAATTGACCTTTTAGTTCCCGAGCTTCATTATGAAATTTGATAAATACTTCACACTGCCAATTGGATTGCTTGCATTTATTATTTAAAACTAATTCTGCATATATATATCGGGTTTCTTCACCATTGAATCCATTTAGATATTTTCTTTCAGATTCAGGTACATCATCAAAAGGACCTTCATATAACTTTAAACTTTGTAATTCCACATAAGGATTTTCTTCAAAATCCAACCCAACACCAGGATCTTCTACATAAAAATACTTCGTACCTAATTTTTCTCCATCCATCCAGGCTTCCCAAAAATAGGCGCCTTTTTTCCAAAAGGAGCCTTCTTTCTTGTTCCCCCAACCTTCTCTAATAAAGACCAATTGATCGTATTTGGAAATCTTTCTTTTAAAGTTAAGACTACAAACTTCCTTTTTAGCCTTAATTAGACTAAAGCATTTCAATTCTATGTCAGCCTCCCAAAAGTCTAAATCAAACCACTTATTGTAAAACGATAATTCAGTATATATATAAGTTGTACTGAACCGATCAAAAACTTGTCGGTATTTTTTTTTATTGTCAGCCAACCACTCTGTTGAAGCATAAACCTTCAACTCTTTAAACTTATATTTTTTTGGTTCGACAATTTTTAATTCGTCTTCCTTAGGTTTTTCTTCCATGTTGAATCAAGGATAACATAAATGACACGGTCTAAAGTTTCCAAAATGGTGTTTTTAACATCAAAATTACTAACCACCACAATATGCCTTGAATTTCTTGATATAGGCTTCCCAAACATCAATTTGACCCTGAACTTCATCATCATCAGCAAAATCAGTCACCTCAAGGATAGTCTCATTCGTAATATCGGTCTTATAAATTCTAAATTGAAGAAATTCTTCTGGTCTTTCTTCCCATTGAAATTTAATAAGTTCATCTTCAATATCTACAATTAATGTAGCCTCTTCGGAGTCACCTTCCCAACTAAAGGTATAATGATCACCTACATTGTCTACCTTATCGCAAAACCAACGAACCAATCCGGTAGGCTGAGTAATGAAAAGGTAAATGATCGAAGGCGATGCCTTGAACATAAATTCTGTCTGAAACTGTACTCTAGGCATTCTGGATTTTTATAGTTATTTAATTAAATCATTGATAATTTGGGCAATATTAAATTGTTTCTATATTTTTTTTCACTTTTATGAACTTTATTTATAAAGTTTTCATTAATCAGTTGGGCTAAAATATAAATCTTTGGCATGGAATTCGATTTCCTTATGCTGATAATTACTTTATTTTATAGTCAAAGTACTGAATTTCAATTATTTACAATTAAAAGTAGACATGCGGCAGTTAAAAATAACCAAATCCATCACAAATCGAGAGAGCCAATCCCTTGAGAAATATTTGCAAGAAATCGGCAAAGTAGATTT harbors:
- a CDS encoding activator of HSP90 ATPase 1 family protein translates to MPRVQFQTEFMFKASPSIIYLFITQPTGLVRWFCDKVDNVGDHYTFSWEGDSEEATLIVDIEDELIKFQWEERPEEFLQFRIYKTDITNETILEVTDFADDDEVQGQIDVWEAYIKKFKAYCGG
- a CDS encoding SusD/RagB family nutrient-binding outer membrane lipoprotein produces the protein MKIKILFYIVVCIVGTMVFTSCDDYLDVNTNPNQSSTSGPNLQLSSAQLYIGNAIGDRLFSQTNIWCQYNTGGPGVALGDWDQNTMNSSDANQVFDNLYRSSSNLSYLQSGHNGYKAIGKILNAYNAQVCADLFGDIPFTEALKGDINDGSIFNPKYDNAKEVVYPGIEKLLIDAIALLGKVGATDVVEGDLMYAGDLGKWNRFANSLLLKVYTRIGDKTKLGALVASGDFMATNDDNAKIAYAGNSKGSNPFWSDAKSTALGNFYVASKTTMDFLQGNSDPRISLFFNPGAAGHLGLKHGDVQNAPATASFSRPNGALADKGGLIFGPKIPVILMTVWEVKFLLAEAAARGFAGGDAKALYEAAMYANSDYLGSDSASMSKYISDKGAYDASNGVKSIAIQKWASMNNLQPVESWIETRRFDNALNPFFTSPGGLFAVPTENVLGGNKFPSILFYPETEQSLNKNFVAQHSLTDKVFWD
- a CDS encoding AAA family ATPase, which gives rise to MEEKPKEDELKIVEPKKYKFKELKVYASTEWLADNKKKYRQVFDRFSTTYIYTELSFYNKWFDLDFWEADIELKCFSLIKAKKEVCSLNFKRKISKYDQLVFIREGWGNKKEGSFWKKGAYFWEAWMDGEKLGTKYFYVEDPGVGLDFEENPYVELQSLKLYEGPFDDVPESERKYLNGFNGEETRYIYAELVLNNKCKQSNWQCEVFIKFHNEARELKGQLVRLVPVKKDDTTIQITAGWGSNVKGSWWDGLYTVEIVFMEELLGMMSFDVSDEFEEGVSSITLPHLSDPVVLPSLYENKQTFEEVLVHLDALIGLDEVKKKVQEHAQYIQFLKLRKDRGIVEKDQIILHSVFFGNPGTGKTTVAKMMGLLYKKMGVLSKGHVYEADRAELVGEYIGQTAPKVKDAIEKARGGVLFIDEAYALARTNDDSKDFGREVIEILVKEMSNGPGDLAVIMAGYPKEMKYFLDSNPGLKSRIKLYYEFPDYLPQELYEIAEFAAKDKGLIFHEEAKQALHHLILNAYRSRDNTFGNARFVFDIVDKAKINLGIRVISSGHADELGAEGLSEVSLGDVQTIQIEPMKNRPKIPVDQKLLEETLLELNELIGIPQVKKEIHDLVQVVQYAQRAGKQVLNQYYLHTVFLGNPGTGKSTVARIIARIFKALGILERGHMVETDRQGLVAGFIGQSAIKTAEKIEEAIGGVLFIDEAYSLTQQLSGQGDYGGEVIQTLLKRMEDQRGQFFVFVAGYTEPMEVFLKSNPGLNSRFDRILKFEDYNAQELMEIAIKMFHDQQFILHDEARGHLLNYLEYMFNTKDKFFGNARTIRTMVQEIVRNQNIRLSQLSATEWEGVDKNSIILDDLKDLIPENDRRKMFDRPRLGFRKN
- a CDS encoding SusC/RagA family TonB-linked outer membrane protein, yielding MKKVLLMLLAFFSVMLSTEAQRLIKGNVTDKSGDPVIGANVLAKGTAVGTITDLNGNYTLTVPEGVNTIVVSYTGYTSQDIVLGSSNMVDVSLQEGVLLQETVISALGVSRNKSAVPYADQTVNNEELNTVTNKSVLNALQGKTAGVKINQGSGQTGSSTRIVLRGETSLTQGNNALIVVDGVPINNNSSSGGGGTGKLGDRDNYVDFGNRGNDLNPDDVASVTVLKGPSATTLYGSRGASGVILITTKKGRSNAESKPTISFSSSLSSESVYLVMKQQDKFGSGYASCGGCGGGIDIFMGENFAWGAPLDGRILPWTGQPADSHGDLIPLNNGKYEQLTRPYSAVKNNLRDFFDIGTTRRNNISVGGGNDKYNYFVSYTNFDNKGIIPHTTFKKHNILLNVGSNFSKKFNTSFSFNYSKINQRGATEGGYPFGYASGTPAYSFALQTPPNIPFHELRDYNSPYQDFKGFYGQYSVNPYYILDKQVVRNNVDNVVSSINLNYMPIEHLTLSGQASTNFSISGVTENNPKFFYERTLSWSDGVLSDFNSPRNSTSLGGYKELTDRRTDLVFDLKARYDAKINNDFTFTPTIGFNSIQEQFRQVAGQTVGGLVIPEFYDLSNSVENPLARNESYLYRLFGVYANASLGFKNFLFAEYSARNDWSSTLPKNKRDFFYQGGGLSFVPTNLDNFDVNPISFLKLRASIGTAGKDAPRYRLNSNYVLNPLILDYGDDYQVRFPFNGNPGASKSTIIGNPDLKPELSVTSEIGIDLGLLKDRINIEYTYYNIDSKNQIVDVNIPWSSGYRIAPTNIGRMENKGHELGLRITAIHNNLIEWKVFGTWSKNKNTVKTILENDSDKDELNIFTSLVHFAGHGSLNLVAAEGQAFGTFKGTGYVHDSLGRIVVDGTGNPIQSSTLSYLGSYQPNFLATFGTEFSIKGFTLHALFDMRDGGLFYSGSKVSSQFNGTASTTLLKDRKAFILENSVDAEGKENKLETNAYSYFRGAPASSFLVDASYLKFREMAISYTLPKKSLGRVGVSDVTISIYGKNLKFWLPAENTFADPEVGGVGGASDAVGIETTTTPSQRSFGAELRLKF